The sequence GCACCTCACCCCGGCGGTCGTGTTCCACTCCATGCTGCTTGGGCTCATCGCCTCGCTCGCCGGGGCCTGGGGGCCAGCCCTCGCCGCCTCGCGCATCTCCCCCACGGAGGCCTTCGCCAAAGGGAGTTTCCAGGCGCGGGTCCAGCGTAGGGCGACCCCGAGGCTCGTTTTCGGTGTGCTCTTGGTCGCGGCCGCAGCGGGACTAGCCCTGAGCCGGGTCATGAAGGGAGACGGACTCGTGCTTTCGGTGCTCCTTCTGGGCGGCGTGGGGCTCGTGCTTCTGATCGGCCCGGTCTCGCGGGGGATCCTCCTCGCCCTCGCCCCGCCGCTTGGGCGCCTTTTTCCCTCCGCCGGACCGCTCTCGTGCGACGCCCTTTTGGGGAACCCGCGCCGCAGTGCGGGCACCATCATGGCCATGGCCCTCTCGCTCACCTTCGTACTCGGCCTGGGGGGCTACATGGGATCGACGCGGCTCACCATCGAGCGCTGGATGGACGACATCCTCACCTGCGATCTCTTCGTGCGCGCCTCGGCGAACTTCTCGCGCCCCGACTTTCTCTACCCCGGAAAACTGAAGGACGAGATCCTCTCCCTCCCCGGGGTACGCACCGTGGAAAGCTACCGGGCGATAAGACCGCAGTTTCGCGGGAGGCAGATCCTGGTGGGGTCGGTGGAGATGGATACCCTCACCAAAAGGGTGCGCTACGAGTTCGCCCAGGGGGATCTCGCCGGGCTGCGCGACGGCCTCATCAACCGGGGGATGTGCGCGGTCACCGAGAATTTCTACGACCGCTTCGGCCTGGGCAAGGGTGACACCGTCGAGCTCACGACCCCGGGGGGCGTGATGCGCTTCCCCATCGCCGCGGTGATAAGGGACTACAGCTCCGACCAGGGGGCGGTCTTCCTGGACCGCAACGTGTTTTTGAAGCACTGGCAGGACGACCGCGTCGACATCTACGACGTCTCGGTCACCCCCGGCACCGATCCCGGCAAGGTGCGCGACACGATCCGCGCGCGGCTCTCCGGCCGCTACCCGGCGCTCATCTCGACCCAGCGCGAGTTCAAGGAGGAGATCGGCAAGGCGATCGACGCCTTCTACGCCGTCATGCGCATCACCGTCTTCCTCGCCCTCGGGGTCGCCTTCTTAGGCATCGTCACATCGCTTCTCATCTCGGTGGCGGAGCGCACGCGCGAGATCGGCATCCTGAAGGCGCTGGGGGCGCTCCCCGGCCAGATCGCGCGCAGCGTGGTGCTGGAGGCGCTGGTGCTCGCCCTGGTCGGGCTCGTCGTCGCCCTCCCGGCCGGGAACCTCTTCGCCTCCTTCATGGAGGGACCGGTGGCGCGGGCCTTCACCGGCTGGGCCATGCCGCACCACTACCCGTGGGAGGTGCTCGGGCAGCTCCTTGTCCTTTTGCCGCTGGTGTCCTTCCTCGCCGCCGGGATCCCCGCACGACAGGCCGCAACGGTCAAGGTGACCGAGGCGGTCGGGTACGAGTAGGGCGGCCCCTCCCCGGCCCTCCCAACCTCCCCCCTCCGGGGGGAGGAGAAGATGATGAATACATCGAATTACTGGAGGATTCCGCACGATGACCCTAAAAAACATCAAACAGCTTCTCTGGTTGGCCGTAGCCGTTGTGATCATCCCTTTTTATCCAGCCGCAGCCCTCGCCGCGCCGGACGCGCGCGCCCTTTTAAGAGATTCGGAAAGCCGGCACCGCACCAAGACCCAGCAGTACTCGGGCGACCTCACCGTGGTGAACAAGGAGGGGAAGGTCCGGAAGAAGGGGTGGAACAGCTACCGGCAGGGGTACGCCGGGGACTCGAAGAACCTGATCCGCTTTACCGATCCCCCCGAGGTGAAGGGGGTCGGCTTTCTCTCCCTGCCGCGCGCAGGCTCGGACAACCCGGACCAGTGGCTCTACCTACCCTCCATGAAGCGCGAACGCAGGATCGCCCCCCAGGACCGCGACGCCTCCTTCGTCGGGACCGACTTCAACTACGAGGACATGGAGGAGTTCGACCACGAGAAATACAAGGTGTCACTGGAGGGTGAGGAAACCGTGGAGGGGCACCCCTGCTATGTGATCAAGGCGATCCCGCTCGAGAAGGGGAGCAAGTCCATCTACCAGAAGCTCACCCTCTACCTGAGAAAGGACATCCTCTACCTGGTGCGCGAGGACCTCTACCGCAAGGGGGAGAGCCAGCCGGCGAAGCGCCTGATCCTCTCCGATATCAAGAACGTCGAGGGGCACTGGATAGCGGCGCGCATGGAGATGACCGACCTGAAAAAGGGAAGCCGCACCACGGTGACCCTCAAGCAGATCTCCTTCAACCGGCCGCAGCCCGCGAGCCGCTTCACGCTGCAGAACCTGACCCGCGAGGGGGGCGATTGAGGGTCTTCGCACTCCTTCTTTTCTT is a genomic window of Geomonas ferrireducens containing:
- a CDS encoding ABC transporter permease; amino-acid sequence: MRYLLRHLSLSYARRHLAKTVLTLLGVVVGVTTFSSIRTAQDALVAGIGSTVDRVAGKAHLQVTMEGGVPEGVQEQLRNLPGVRATSPVIEQIVVPEKGELGSLMVIGVDLLGDREMRDYGFEGDDADLDDPLLFLAQPDSALFTRDFAKRAGLTTGGTLAVRVPTGTRKVTARGLMSPKGFAQAFGGNLMVVDVYAAQELFGRGRRFDRIDVRLAEGVTVAQGTEMLKKALGPAYRVETPARRGEQMERLVANFTAGFNVSSAFALSIGIFLIFNAFNVAVNRRRRDIGTLRALGATPRQVQLLFLVEALIIGLAGGAIGCVAGTAFSQALLVSMGQSTEMVYGISGSGIVHLTPAVVFHSMLLGLIASLAGAWGPALAASRISPTEAFAKGSFQARVQRRATPRLVFGVLLVAAAAGLALSRVMKGDGLVLSVLLLGGVGLVLLIGPVSRGILLALAPPLGRLFPSAGPLSCDALLGNPRRSAGTIMAMALSLTFVLGLGGYMGSTRLTIERWMDDILTCDLFVRASANFSRPDFLYPGKLKDEILSLPGVRTVESYRAIRPQFRGRQILVGSVEMDTLTKRVRYEFAQGDLAGLRDGLINRGMCAVTENFYDRFGLGKGDTVELTTPGGVMRFPIAAVIRDYSSDQGAVFLDRNVFLKHWQDDRVDIYDVSVTPGTDPGKVRDTIRARLSGRYPALISTQREFKEEIGKAIDAFYAVMRITVFLALGVAFLGIVTSLLISVAERTREIGILKALGALPGQIARSVVLEALVLALVGLVVALPAGNLFASFMEGPVARAFTGWAMPHHYPWEVLGQLLVLLPLVSFLAAGIPARQAATVKVTEAVGYE
- a CDS encoding outer membrane lipoprotein-sorting protein, producing the protein MTLKNIKQLLWLAVAVVIIPFYPAAALAAPDARALLRDSESRHRTKTQQYSGDLTVVNKEGKVRKKGWNSYRQGYAGDSKNLIRFTDPPEVKGVGFLSLPRAGSDNPDQWLYLPSMKRERRIAPQDRDASFVGTDFNYEDMEEFDHEKYKVSLEGEETVEGHPCYVIKAIPLEKGSKSIYQKLTLYLRKDILYLVREDLYRKGESQPAKRLILSDIKNVEGHWIAARMEMTDLKKGSRTTVTLKQISFNRPQPASRFTLQNLTREGGD